Proteins encoded in a region of the Novipirellula artificiosorum genome:
- a CDS encoding sulfatase yields the protein MKSILLAFLSVWVVCQLVFASDRPNVLMIVVDDMNDWVGCLGGHPDVKTPNIDRLAQRGMLFANAHVAAPVCNPSRVATLTGRRPSTTGIYDNSVVWHQVLPDVMTIPGHFKANGYHVVGGGKVNHHMPGFNRRSDWHDYFDQVFDSHYHDRLAHGLDVQNFSWPQGFPLNQLAAVKSLSKPPQNASEFDWGAFDKSDAEMGDGKMIDWAAKFLANPPSDKPFFLAAGIYRPHLPFYAPQKYFDLYPPNAITLPAVKDDDLDDLPPAGKKMAESRRGDYELVMREGRYRELLQAYLANISFGDALVGRLLDALDSSPAANSTIVVLWSDHGWHFGEKQHLHKFTLWERSTRVPFIVAAPSVTKSAGHCSQAVGLIDLFPTLNELCNLPSVDGLDGQSLAPQLRDPTLDPERPALTTHEFANHTLRSRDWRYIRYADGGEELYDHRSDPHEWTNLADAPEFAAVKAELANYLPQTDAPSRRKGNKKQAGTSTRKESTTAIIR from the coding sequence ATGAAATCCATCCTTCTAGCGTTCCTTTCGGTCTGGGTGGTTTGCCAATTGGTATTCGCCTCCGACCGCCCCAATGTCCTCATGATTGTCGTCGACGACATGAACGATTGGGTGGGTTGTCTTGGCGGGCATCCGGATGTGAAAACTCCGAATATCGATCGACTGGCTCAGCGTGGGATGCTTTTCGCGAATGCTCATGTCGCTGCACCTGTCTGCAATCCGTCACGAGTGGCGACGCTCACAGGCCGACGTCCCTCAACCACGGGAATCTATGACAACAGTGTGGTCTGGCACCAGGTTTTACCGGACGTCATGACGATTCCCGGTCACTTCAAGGCAAACGGTTACCACGTGGTCGGTGGCGGCAAAGTCAATCATCACATGCCAGGCTTCAATCGCCGCAGTGACTGGCACGACTACTTCGACCAGGTGTTTGACAGCCATTATCACGACAGGCTCGCCCATGGACTTGATGTCCAGAACTTTTCCTGGCCACAGGGCTTTCCTCTTAATCAACTCGCCGCTGTTAAGTCATTGAGTAAACCGCCGCAGAATGCCAGCGAGTTCGACTGGGGTGCGTTCGATAAGTCGGACGCCGAAATGGGTGACGGAAAGATGATTGACTGGGCTGCAAAGTTCCTGGCCAATCCGCCATCGGACAAACCATTCTTTCTGGCAGCGGGTATCTACCGACCGCATCTGCCGTTCTACGCTCCTCAAAAGTATTTTGATCTTTACCCGCCGAACGCAATCACATTGCCCGCGGTGAAGGACGATGATCTCGACGATTTGCCACCGGCTGGAAAAAAGATGGCGGAAAGCCGGAGGGGTGATTATGAACTCGTGATGCGAGAAGGCCGCTACCGCGAATTGCTGCAAGCCTATTTGGCAAATATCTCCTTCGGCGATGCGCTGGTGGGGCGGTTGCTCGACGCGTTGGACAGCAGTCCGGCGGCGAACAGCACGATCGTTGTACTCTGGTCCGACCATGGCTGGCACTTCGGTGAAAAGCAGCACCTGCACAAGTTCACTTTGTGGGAGCGATCAACGCGAGTTCCGTTCATCGTCGCTGCGCCGTCTGTGACGAAGTCAGCAGGGCATTGTTCGCAAGCGGTTGGATTGATTGATTTGTTTCCCACGCTCAATGAGCTCTGCAATTTGCCATCGGTCGACGGGCTCGACGGTCAGAGCCTGGCTCCGCAGCTACGCGATCCGACACTGGATCCGGAACGTCCGGCCCTAACCACGCATGAGTTTGCCAATCATACGTTGCGTTCGCGAGATTGGCGTTACATTCGCTATGCCGACGGCGGCGAAGAGCTTTACGATCACCGCAGTGATCCCCACGAGTGGACCAACTTGGCGGATGCCCCCGAGTTCGCAGCCGTGAAAGCTGAACTGGCCAATTACTTGCCTCAAACCGATGCCCCGTCACGCCGAAAAGGCAACAAGAAACAAGCCGGTACTTCGACCCGCAAGGAATCAACGACGGCGATAATCCGATGA
- a CDS encoding DUF6298 domain-containing protein, which translates to MFQTSASTTRLSMDMDTPVMKPNLTLLIVLLLSLQCAIAARAQTNGPLRVHPENPRYFTDDSGRAILLAGSHTWPNLVDMGPTDPPPDFDFDAYLAWLQRYGHNFTRGWTWEPTRWDTTGMKAVQWRNGNHYVAPHPWQRTGPGLALDGKPRFDLEKLNPDYLERLRSRVAKAQQAGVFISIMLFEGYGVQFQGDAWPNHPFNPANNINGIDGDADSDGKAIEIHQLASKTVTRVQEAYVRRIVETLNGFDNVLYEISNETHPGSTDWQYHIIRFVKRCEEDLPKQHPVGMTYQNRRGKNETLFSGPADWVSPNSEGGFRDDPPDMQGTKVVLSDTDHLWGIGGDAIWVWKSVTRGLNPIFMDTYDGRVLGKVRPEDDAPRRAMGLAIEYSRRLDLARAIPRNELSSTGYCLAEPGVAYLLLAPEGGEFEVDLTASIESFSVEWLDPATGELARAPHVSGGARRIFRGPFAGATVLFLQNTSPTKNKKLD; encoded by the coding sequence ATGTTCCAGACATCCGCCTCCACGACACGTCTGAGCATGGACATGGATACTCCCGTGATGAAGCCCAATCTGACTTTGTTAATCGTACTGCTGTTGTCCTTGCAATGCGCAATTGCCGCGAGGGCTCAGACCAATGGTCCGCTCCGCGTGCATCCGGAGAATCCACGATACTTCACGGATGATTCCGGTAGGGCGATTCTGCTGGCTGGCTCGCATACCTGGCCGAACCTCGTGGACATGGGGCCAACCGACCCGCCGCCGGATTTCGATTTTGACGCCTATCTCGCTTGGCTCCAACGGTACGGCCACAACTTCACTCGCGGCTGGACATGGGAGCCGACGCGTTGGGACACCACGGGAATGAAGGCAGTCCAGTGGCGCAACGGAAATCACTATGTCGCTCCGCACCCGTGGCAGCGCACCGGCCCTGGCCTGGCGCTCGACGGGAAACCGCGCTTCGACCTGGAGAAGCTCAATCCGGACTACCTCGAGCGCCTGCGGTCGCGCGTCGCCAAGGCGCAGCAGGCAGGAGTGTTCATTTCGATCATGCTCTTTGAAGGTTATGGCGTGCAATTCCAAGGTGATGCCTGGCCGAACCATCCTTTCAATCCGGCGAACAACATCAACGGGATCGACGGTGATGCCGACAGCGACGGCAAGGCGATCGAGATCCATCAGCTCGCCAGCAAAACAGTCACTCGTGTTCAGGAGGCTTACGTCCGCCGGATTGTCGAAACGCTGAACGGTTTCGACAACGTGCTCTACGAAATCTCAAACGAAACACATCCTGGTTCAACCGATTGGCAGTACCACATAATCCGCTTCGTCAAACGCTGCGAAGAAGATCTTCCCAAACAGCATCCGGTCGGCATGACGTACCAGAATCGACGCGGCAAGAACGAGACACTTTTCAGCGGTCCCGCCGATTGGGTATCGCCCAACTCAGAGGGCGGATTCCGAGACGATCCGCCCGACATGCAGGGAACCAAAGTGGTTCTTTCCGACACGGATCATCTCTGGGGTATCGGTGGCGATGCGATTTGGGTCTGGAAATCTGTCACGCGCGGCCTGAATCCGATCTTCATGGATACCTATGACGGCCGTGTGCTTGGAAAAGTCCGGCCTGAGGATGACGCCCCGCGCCGAGCGATGGGACTGGCGATCGAGTACTCGCGACGCCTGGATCTCGCGCGAGCGATACCTCGAAACGAGTTATCTTCGACCGGCTACTGCCTGGCTGAACCAGGCGTTGCATATCTGTTACTTGCACCGGAAGGCGGCGAATTCGAAGTGGATCTGACAGCGAGCATCGAATCGTTTTCCGTGGAGTGGCTAGATCCGGCGACCGGCGAGTTGGCCAGAGCCCCACACGTGTCCGGCGGAGCCAGGCGGATATTTCGAGGACCGTTTGCCGGCGCGACCGTCTTATTTTTGCAGAACACCTCACCTACGAAGAATAAGAAATTGGATTAA
- a CDS encoding sialidase family protein — translation MKAFTQYFTGLPNQNVTSHTVHASARISRLWLTLCGFGYLVVFAATGYGQQSEHEGDIADVRVIRRVEQHPYAWKIWQPVIIQGDKKKELLVAFGVQVNGKNDMGDILASLSRDDGDTWEEPVSVFDHRERQGAIQFAYANPVLYRAPGQDIIWCFAMRCPMVNRNSEESQLVGAFSADGGRSWTRVEMAMHYTGPLILCSTPVEAEFNGLKRFLLPAHRNTLQKDPFGSRDHFILSSTSLLDWKLEAFIPQPESGKVFLHEGNVAPGDAPGELKIVMRTANYENDNRTTIPPRAYSSVSSDGGHTWSPAKEEPELHNAKSKGFFGRAADGTHLYVYNDGPAQRDKTPEFPYGGRTSLRYKTKPPGGTWSVEKTFYDAGIKNSYPTLVEVAPGDFRCVWDSGTADTPRTHIHFGKLKVKP, via the coding sequence ATGAAAGCCTTCACGCAGTATTTCACCGGCTTGCCGAATCAAAACGTCACAAGCCACACCGTGCATGCATCGGCAAGGATCAGCCGACTTTGGCTGACCCTTTGCGGCTTCGGCTACCTAGTCGTTTTTGCAGCAACCGGATATGGACAGCAGTCCGAACATGAAGGCGATATCGCTGACGTCCGCGTGATCCGCCGGGTGGAGCAGCATCCGTACGCATGGAAGATTTGGCAGCCTGTGATTATTCAGGGTGACAAGAAGAAGGAACTGCTGGTAGCCTTCGGCGTCCAGGTAAACGGCAAAAACGATATGGGCGACATCCTGGCCAGTTTATCTCGGGACGACGGCGATACCTGGGAGGAACCGGTGTCCGTGTTCGACCATCGCGAGCGTCAGGGGGCCATTCAGTTTGCCTACGCCAACCCCGTCCTCTATCGCGCGCCGGGCCAAGACATCATTTGGTGCTTCGCCATGCGCTGTCCCATGGTGAATCGAAACAGCGAGGAGTCGCAACTCGTCGGTGCCTTTAGCGCTGACGGTGGACGCAGTTGGACAAGGGTCGAGATGGCCATGCATTACACCGGACCGCTCATTCTTTGCTCGACGCCTGTGGAGGCGGAGTTCAACGGCCTAAAACGGTTTCTGCTTCCCGCTCACCGCAATACGCTGCAAAAGGACCCGTTCGGTTCGCGCGACCACTTCATCCTCAGCAGCACCAGCCTGTTGGATTGGAAGCTGGAAGCGTTCATTCCGCAACCGGAAAGCGGCAAGGTGTTTTTGCACGAGGGCAACGTCGCGCCAGGGGACGCGCCGGGTGAACTCAAGATCGTGATGCGAACCGCCAACTACGAAAACGACAACCGCACCACCATTCCTCCGCGCGCTTACTCAAGCGTCAGTTCCGACGGCGGCCACACTTGGAGCCCTGCCAAGGAGGAACCGGAATTGCACAACGCCAAGTCGAAGGGATTCTTCGGTCGCGCGGCGGACGGCACCCATCTCTACGTCTATAACGACGGCCCCGCTCAGCGCGACAAGACCCCTGAATTTCCGTATGGTGGCCGCACCTCGTTGCGCTACAAGACCAAGCCGCCCGGCGGGACGTGGAGCGTGGAAAAGACCTTTTACGACGCGGGCATCAAGAACTCTTACCCCACACTCGTCGAGGTGGCGCCGGGAGATTTTCGTTGCGTCTGGGACAGCGGCACCGCCGACACGCCTCGCACGCATATTCATTTCGGAAAACTCAAGGTGAAGCCATGA
- a CDS encoding HpcH/HpaI aldolase family protein → MKPVELRKRLHAGEISFGTLIVSPSPRWPDAVRDCGLDFVFIDTEHIALDRAQLSWMCQTYSALGLPPLVRIPSPDPYAATMVLDGGAAGVVAPYIETAEQVQALRGAVKMRPIKGQKLKQMLGGAKADPELEAYIEKGANERLLIVNIESTHAMAALDDILTVPDLDGILIGPHDLSCSLGLPERYDHPDFLAACQTIFRKARAAGVGAGIHFWGEVGQQVHFIELGANMLIHSADISLFTKHLQVELNEIKQAVGLKSATNAAGSGDTI, encoded by the coding sequence ATGAAACCGGTCGAACTACGCAAACGCCTGCACGCGGGAGAGATCAGCTTCGGCACGCTGATCGTCTCGCCGTCACCGCGCTGGCCCGACGCGGTGCGCGACTGTGGGCTGGACTTCGTCTTTATCGACACGGAGCACATTGCGCTGGACCGAGCCCAGTTAAGCTGGATGTGTCAGACGTACTCCGCTCTCGGTCTGCCGCCGCTAGTGCGCATTCCGTCGCCCGACCCTTACGCTGCCACCATGGTGCTTGATGGCGGCGCGGCAGGCGTTGTGGCTCCCTACATCGAAACTGCAGAGCAGGTGCAAGCCTTGCGCGGCGCAGTGAAAATGCGGCCTATCAAGGGACAGAAACTCAAGCAAATGCTCGGGGGGGCCAAGGCGGATCCGGAACTTGAAGCCTACATCGAAAAAGGGGCGAACGAACGGCTACTCATCGTCAACATCGAGAGCACGCACGCCATGGCTGCCCTGGACGATATTCTGACCGTGCCTGACCTAGACGGCATACTCATTGGGCCGCACGACCTGTCCTGCAGTCTCGGCCTGCCGGAGCGTTATGACCACCCAGACTTCCTTGCCGCGTGTCAGACGATCTTTCGCAAGGCGCGCGCGGCGGGTGTTGGGGCAGGCATTCACTTCTGGGGAGAGGTTGGACAGCAAGTGCACTTCATCGAGCTCGGCGCGAACATGTTGATCCACAGCGCCGACATATCCTTGTTCACGAAACACTTGCAAGTGGAACTCAACGAAATCAAGCAAGCCGTCGGACTTAAATCCGCGACAAACGCCGCCGGTTCGGGTGATACCATCTGA
- a CDS encoding sulfatase: protein MKTRLKYFWQIVFCLTVLLGSVLARLADGAEPKPMNIVLFLIDDLGWRDLGCQGSAYYQTPHIDRLAQEGVRFTDAYAACAVCSPTRAALMTGKYPARLLLTDWLPSGRWNPKAKLREGRFIRGLPIEEFTLAEALREAGYRTASIGKWHLGSEPFSLPEHHGFDVNIAGNAHGAPGSYFFPYQGNWLIPTTGLRAKWNVLADGKPGEYLTDRLTDEAVTFIQESRDKPFFLYFPHYGVHTPLQAKEDIIARYETVPEDQRQGKLVYAAMVQSIDDSVGRVLATLEESQLDQNTVVIFTSDNGGFYNATSNAPLRANKGAYYEGGIRVPLIVKWPDIAIPGLIVNEPVTSTDLYPTCLAAAELPLRPNQHLDGVNLKPLLNGTSQRLPQRSLFWHYPHYNDHPSSVPSSVIRKGPWKLIETFDPEGIELYDLANDIGETKNLAATETTRTAELLEELNRWRVTVGAERMFPNPDFDPSEVPAKKSKKK, encoded by the coding sequence ATGAAGACACGACTGAAATACTTTTGGCAAATTGTTTTTTGTCTAACGGTGCTTCTTGGTTCGGTGTTGGCGAGGCTCGCAGATGGAGCAGAGCCTAAGCCGATGAACATCGTGCTGTTTTTGATTGACGATCTTGGTTGGCGCGATCTTGGCTGCCAGGGAAGTGCTTACTACCAAACGCCGCACATCGATCGTCTGGCGCAAGAAGGCGTGCGATTTACGGATGCGTATGCGGCCTGCGCGGTTTGCTCCCCGACTCGTGCGGCGCTAATGACTGGTAAGTATCCGGCGCGACTCTTGCTGACTGACTGGCTGCCGTCTGGTCGCTGGAATCCGAAAGCGAAACTGCGTGAAGGGCGTTTTATTCGTGGCCTACCGATAGAAGAATTCACATTGGCCGAAGCTCTTCGCGAAGCCGGCTATCGCACAGCAAGCATCGGCAAGTGGCATCTGGGCAGCGAGCCGTTCAGCTTGCCGGAACATCATGGTTTTGATGTGAATATCGCTGGTAATGCACACGGTGCTCCTGGCAGTTACTTCTTTCCGTACCAAGGCAACTGGTTGATTCCCACAACCGGGCTACGAGCCAAATGGAATGTGCTGGCCGATGGAAAGCCGGGTGAATATCTGACGGACCGACTTACCGACGAGGCCGTCACGTTCATTCAAGAGAGCCGAGATAAGCCATTCTTTCTTTACTTTCCGCACTACGGTGTACACACGCCGCTGCAAGCTAAAGAAGACATCATTGCCAGATACGAAACTGTGCCGGAAGATCAACGTCAGGGAAAACTGGTCTACGCGGCGATGGTACAGAGCATTGATGACAGCGTCGGTCGCGTTTTGGCCACGCTGGAAGAATCTCAGTTGGATCAGAACACGGTTGTGATTTTCACAAGCGACAACGGCGGCTTCTACAACGCCACCAGCAATGCACCATTGCGAGCCAACAAAGGAGCTTACTACGAAGGTGGCATTCGTGTGCCGCTGATCGTCAAGTGGCCGGACATTGCCATACCTGGCCTGATTGTGAACGAACCTGTCACTAGCACCGACTTGTATCCCACCTGCCTCGCCGCAGCAGAATTGCCACTGCGACCAAACCAACATCTCGATGGTGTCAATCTAAAACCCTTGCTGAACGGCACGTCGCAACGGCTTCCACAGCGCTCGCTTTTCTGGCACTACCCCCATTACAACGATCATCCGTCGAGTGTGCCGAGCAGTGTCATCCGCAAAGGCCCGTGGAAGCTGATCGAGACATTCGACCCAGAAGGAATTGAGCTTTACGATCTCGCCAACGACATCGGTGAAACAAAGAACCTCGCGGCGACTGAGACGACAAGGACGGCTGAACTTCTTGAGGAACTCAATAGATGGCGTGTCACCGTCGGCGCCGAAAGGATGTTCCCCAATCCGGACTTTGACCCTTCCGAAGTGCCAGCCAAGAAGAGCAAGAAGAAGTGA